The Streptomyces aurantiacus genome includes a region encoding these proteins:
- a CDS encoding Lrp/AsnC family transcriptional regulator produces MTIAEVLVAIDHLDGRLIVLLAEEPRIGVLEMSRRLGVARGTVQARLDRLQSNGVIRGFGPQVDPTALGYPVTAFATLQIRQGQGADVRAHLATVPEVLELHTTTGGGDMMCRLVARSNADLQRVIDRVVGFDGIVRASTAIVMENPVPLRIIPLVEQAAQDDD; encoded by the coding sequence ATGACCATTGCGGAGGTCCTTGTGGCGATCGATCATCTGGACGGCCGGCTCATCGTGCTGCTCGCCGAGGAGCCGCGAATCGGCGTGCTCGAGATGTCCCGTCGGCTCGGTGTCGCACGCGGGACCGTGCAGGCGCGGCTGGACCGGCTTCAGTCGAATGGCGTCATCCGGGGGTTCGGGCCGCAGGTGGATCCCACGGCCCTCGGATATCCCGTCACCGCCTTCGCGACCCTCCAGATCCGGCAGGGGCAAGGGGCGGACGTCCGGGCGCACTTGGCGACCGTGCCCGAGGTGCTGGAGCTGCACACGACCACGGGCGGTGGGGACATGATGTGCCGGCTCGTGGCCCGGTCCAACGCCGACCTTCAACGCGTGATCGACCGGGTTGTCGGTTTTGATGGCATCGTCCGGGCCTCCACGGCGATCGTCATGGAGAACCCCGTGCCGCTGCGGATCATCCCGCTGGTGGAGCAGGCAGCGCAGGACGACGACTGA
- a CDS encoding glycine betaine ABC transporter substrate-binding protein, whose protein sequence is MRRRTGLLAAGSVLVAASGCGLTSGSPMVDDVKPGSVGQGLPLKGADLTVTSKEFTEQLVLGAIMGIAFQAAGADVLDRTGIQGSIGAREAVKGGDADAMYEYTGTAWITYQGNSEPIPEPDRQWEAVREADLKNGLTWLAPSALNNTYALAMNQADSRKYGTKTLSDVAALAKSDPGAVTVCVESEFANRADGLPGMEKAYGMELPGGNITQMDTGIIYTQVAKGSCTYGEVFTTDGRIRSMNLAVMKDDKKFFPNYNVAPEINSRTLKKYPAIADVLDPITRRLDNDVAQELNARVDVDGEDPHAVALDWMKAEGFVKEG, encoded by the coding sequence ATGAGACGGCGTACGGGTCTGCTGGCGGCGGGGTCGGTGCTGGTGGCGGCCTCCGGCTGCGGGCTGACCAGCGGTTCCCCCATGGTGGACGACGTGAAGCCGGGGTCGGTCGGGCAGGGGCTGCCACTCAAGGGCGCCGATCTCACCGTGACGTCCAAGGAGTTCACCGAGCAGCTCGTGCTCGGCGCGATCATGGGCATCGCCTTCCAGGCCGCCGGCGCCGACGTCCTCGACCGCACGGGCATCCAGGGTTCCATCGGCGCCCGGGAGGCCGTCAAGGGCGGGGACGCGGACGCCATGTACGAGTACACGGGCACCGCCTGGATCACCTACCAGGGCAACAGCGAGCCCATCCCGGAACCGGACAGGCAGTGGGAGGCCGTGCGCGAGGCCGACCTGAAGAACGGGCTGACCTGGCTGGCGCCCTCGGCGCTCAACAACACGTACGCGCTCGCCATGAACCAGGCCGACTCCAGGAAGTACGGCACGAAGACGCTCTCCGACGTGGCCGCCCTCGCGAAGTCCGACCCCGGGGCCGTCACGGTGTGCGTGGAGAGCGAGTTCGCCAACCGGGCGGACGGGCTGCCGGGCATGGAGAAGGCCTACGGCATGGAACTGCCCGGCGGGAACATCACACAGATGGACACCGGGATCATCTACACCCAGGTCGCCAAGGGGAGCTGCACCTACGGGGAGGTCTTCACCACCGACGGACGCATCCGGTCCATGAACCTCGCGGTGATGAAGGACGACAAGAAGTTCTTCCCCAACTACAACGTGGCTCCCGAGATCAACTCCAGGACCCTGAAGAAGTATCCGGCGATCGCCGACGTCCTCGACCCGATCACCAGGCGGCTGGACAACGACGTGGCGCAGGAGCTGAACGCCAGGGTGGACGTCGACGGCGAGGACCCGCACGCGGTGGCACTGGACTGGATGAAGGCGGAAGGGTTCGTGAAGGAGGGCTGA
- a CDS encoding ABC transporter permease gives MNFWEYLDSRHQQLLADAYQHASAVFQCMVVATVVGVTIGVVAYRSEWGGSLATTATSTLLTIPSLAMIGLLIPIVGLGVPPTVIALTLYGLLPIVRNSIVGLRGVDPSLVDAATGIGMSRLARLVRVELPLAWPPILTGIRVSTQMLMGIAAIAAYASGPGLGNEIFRGIASLGSKNALNQVLAGTLGIIVLALLFDAAYVLVGRLTIPRGIRA, from the coding sequence GTGAACTTCTGGGAGTACCTCGACAGCCGCCATCAGCAGCTCCTCGCCGACGCCTACCAGCACGCCAGCGCCGTATTCCAGTGCATGGTCGTCGCGACGGTGGTGGGGGTGACCATCGGTGTCGTCGCCTACCGCAGCGAATGGGGCGGGAGCCTCGCGACGACCGCGACCTCGACCCTGCTGACCATCCCCTCGCTCGCCATGATCGGCCTGCTGATCCCCATCGTGGGGCTCGGTGTCCCTCCCACGGTCATCGCCCTGACCCTGTACGGGCTGCTGCCGATCGTCCGCAACTCGATCGTCGGGCTGCGCGGGGTCGACCCGTCGCTGGTGGACGCGGCGACGGGCATCGGGATGTCGCGGCTCGCCCGTCTGGTGCGGGTCGAGCTGCCGCTGGCCTGGCCGCCGATCCTGACGGGCATCCGGGTCTCGACGCAGATGCTGATGGGCATCGCCGCCATCGCCGCCTACGCCTCCGGGCCCGGCCTCGGCAATGAGATCTTCCGCGGCATCGCCTCACTGGGCAGCAAGAACGCGCTCAACCAAGTGCTCGCGGGCACGCTCGGGATCATCGTCCTGGCGTTGCTGTTCGACGCCGCGTACGTCCTCGTCGGGCGGCTGACCATCCCCAGGGGGATTCGTGCCTGA
- a CDS encoding ABC transporter permease, which translates to MRPPGTGRAGRDTCTGSSGAGKGSGDGDTGFEDGDTGFEDDGQEAGREAGSDGGASGAASVSRAPRVGWRKLTFLPAVLAAGLLATWLWFRQADLDPLSENALSNGQVWKALRQHIELTVISTFFVLIIAIPLGILLTRRAFRRATPVAMTFANMGQATPAIGLLALLVIWLGIGRRAALIGIIAYAVLPVLSNTIAGLKANDPTLLEAARGIGMAPLGVLARVELPLAVPLILAGVRTALVLNVGTATLATFGGGGGLGVLITTGITNQRMPVLILGSILTVALALLVDWLASLAELLLGPRGLKAGT; encoded by the coding sequence GTGAGGCCTCCCGGGACCGGCCGAGCGGGCCGCGACACCTGTACGGGGTCCTCGGGTGCCGGTAAGGGGTCCGGGGACGGTGACACCGGATTCGAGGACGGTGACACGGGCTTCGAGGACGACGGGCAGGAGGCCGGCCGGGAGGCCGGGTCCGACGGAGGTGCTTCCGGGGCCGCGTCCGTCTCGCGGGCGCCCAGGGTCGGTTGGCGGAAGCTGACCTTTCTGCCCGCCGTGCTCGCCGCCGGGCTGCTCGCCACCTGGTTGTGGTTCCGGCAGGCGGACCTGGACCCGCTCTCCGAGAACGCGCTGTCGAACGGCCAGGTGTGGAAGGCGCTGCGGCAGCACATCGAGCTGACCGTGATCTCCACCTTCTTCGTGCTGATCATCGCGATCCCGCTGGGCATCCTCCTGACACGCAGGGCCTTTCGCAGGGCCACGCCGGTGGCGATGACCTTCGCCAACATGGGGCAGGCGACACCCGCGATCGGCCTGCTGGCCCTGCTGGTGATCTGGCTGGGCATCGGCCGCAGGGCGGCGCTGATCGGCATCATCGCGTACGCCGTCCTGCCGGTCCTGTCGAACACGATCGCCGGGCTGAAGGCGAACGACCCGACGCTCCTGGAGGCCGCCCGGGGCATCGGCATGGCGCCGCTGGGCGTGCTGGCCCGCGTCGAACTCCCCCTCGCCGTACCGCTGATCCTCGCGGGTGTACGTACCGCGCTCGTCCTGAACGTGGGCACGGCGACGCTCGCCACGTTCGGCGGGGGCGGTGGTCTCGGCGTGCTGATCACGACCGGCATCACCAACCAGCGGATGCCGGTGCTGATCCTCGGCTCGATCCTGACCGTCGCGCTGGCGCTGCTGGTCGACTGGCTCGCGTCGCTGGCCGAACTGCTGCTCGGTCCGCGCGGGCTGAAGGCGGGAACATGA
- a CDS encoding ABC transporter ATP-binding protein: protein MSASAGTRERDATGATIRLENLTKRYPGSSAPAVDSVSMEIDAGELVVFVGPSGCGKSTTLKMINRLIEPTGGRIRIGGEDVTHMDPVKLRRKIGYAIQSSGLFPHMTVAQNIGLVPRMVGWPKRRIADRIEEMLDLVGLDPGEFHGRYPRQLSGGQQQRVGVARALAADPPVLLMDEPFGAVDPITRDHLQDELIRLQHELHKTIVFVTHDFDEAIKLGDRIAVLRERSHIAQFDTPEAILTNPADDFVSGFVGAGAALKRLNLTRVRDVEITGYPTVTVDDPLQEIFNKIRASGTNEILLLDRRGRPYKWLRRGDLMRARGSLARAGTLVHDTVTRDATLRDALEAVLTDNAGRVVVTGRRGEYTGVVDVETLMNSVHEMLEADRLDAMEHQHELEEARAGQTHHEQEGAAGGEAKA, encoded by the coding sequence GTGTCTGCGTCCGCAGGGACGCGGGAGCGGGACGCGACCGGGGCCACCATCCGGCTGGAGAACCTCACCAAGCGGTATCCGGGGAGTTCCGCCCCCGCGGTGGACAGCGTCAGCATGGAGATCGACGCCGGTGAGCTCGTCGTCTTCGTGGGGCCCTCGGGGTGCGGGAAGTCCACCACCCTGAAGATGATCAACCGGCTGATCGAGCCCACCGGCGGGCGGATCCGGATCGGCGGTGAGGACGTCACCCACATGGATCCCGTGAAGCTGCGGCGGAAGATCGGGTACGCCATCCAGTCCTCGGGGCTCTTCCCGCACATGACGGTCGCCCAGAACATCGGACTCGTGCCGAGGATGGTGGGGTGGCCGAAGCGGCGGATCGCGGACCGGATCGAGGAGATGCTCGATCTGGTCGGGCTGGATCCCGGCGAGTTCCACGGGCGCTATCCGCGGCAGTTGTCCGGCGGGCAGCAGCAACGGGTGGGAGTCGCGCGGGCGTTGGCCGCCGATCCGCCCGTGCTGTTGATGGACGAGCCGTTCGGGGCCGTCGATCCCATCACCCGTGATCACCTCCAGGACGAACTGATCCGGCTGCAGCACGAGCTGCACAAGACCATCGTCTTCGTCACCCACGACTTCGACGAGGCCATCAAGCTGGGCGACCGCATCGCCGTGCTGCGGGAGCGGTCGCACATCGCGCAGTTCGACACCCCGGAGGCGATCCTCACCAATCCGGCCGACGACTTCGTGTCCGGGTTCGTGGGCGCGGGCGCCGCCCTGAAGCGGCTGAACCTGACGCGCGTGCGGGATGTGGAGATCACCGGCTATCCGACCGTGACCGTCGACGATCCGCTGCAGGAGATCTTCAACAAGATCAGGGCGAGCGGTACCAACGAGATCCTGCTGCTCGACCGGCGGGGGCGGCCCTACAAGTGGCTGCGACGCGGGGATCTGATGCGTGCCCGGGGCTCGTTGGCCAGGGCCGGCACGTTGGTGCACGACACCGTGACCCGGGACGCGACGCTGCGGGACGCGCTGGAGGCCGTGCTCACGGACAACGCGGGGCGGGTCGTGGTGACCGGTCGGCGCGGCGAGTACACCGGCGTGGTGGACGTGGAGACGCTGATGAACTCCGTGCACGAGATGCTGGAGGCCGACCGGCTCGACGCGATGGAGCACCAGCACGAGCTGGAGGAGGCACGCGCCGGGCAGACCCATCACGAGCAGGAGGGCGCGGCCGGCGGGGAGGCGAAGGCGTGA